One window from the genome of Pseudomonadota bacterium encodes:
- a CDS encoding SH3 domain-containing protein — MTNQPNDKNGQLDLGLSELLTDHGREPSVTTSPISQDVKEQVPTAVPNSPYKELADQRKWGELVASLEPALSNGATPEAQLWWVRAHLGALSMPASLLIAPFEALLRELKGSELSLELGSILKETGLLMLQRIQQVGDSAQIAALRRALIENGLLEATSKHNHRISWQVLPEQNGDRAAVSDLSNQVASQVSSQSSPLAIKRAPRINKRTAISVGVVAVLLLLILLLLILAPHFLYLTASTEAAYESFVHEPGIAEQVIPAPEGRNHLGSLSALFYSIKEQEEQAEKISASLVEAEPTSSPIQPQATSRSDPSVQEGAQSIQVAKRKEQINTRGPIEGEQYRSARSVERERTQNIGEPPLRGSDSSRRTPFERDSNGKLYRATARVNVLSAPSYRGRVLGRLEPGDRLLVEGRLGSWMRLRSRQGREGYVLAQNVEEIQEVIRERAPLK, encoded by the coding sequence TGGGCGGGAACCGAGCGTCACTACGTCTCCGATCTCACAAGATGTTAAGGAGCAGGTGCCTACTGCGGTGCCTAACTCGCCTTATAAGGAGCTCGCAGATCAACGCAAATGGGGGGAGTTGGTCGCATCTCTGGAACCGGCTCTCTCTAATGGAGCAACACCGGAGGCGCAGTTGTGGTGGGTTCGTGCCCACCTGGGCGCATTATCCATGCCGGCATCCCTCCTAATAGCACCTTTTGAAGCCCTGCTGCGAGAATTAAAGGGGAGTGAATTAAGCTTAGAGCTCGGCTCCATTTTAAAGGAGACCGGCCTTCTTATGTTGCAGAGGATTCAACAGGTCGGAGATAGCGCGCAGATCGCAGCGCTGCGTCGTGCCCTGATAGAGAACGGGCTACTGGAGGCAACGAGCAAGCATAATCACAGGATTAGTTGGCAGGTGCTTCCCGAGCAGAATGGAGACAGGGCTGCGGTATCTGACCTGTCAAATCAGGTAGCTTCTCAAGTTTCCTCTCAGTCGTCTCCACTAGCAATCAAAAGGGCGCCCCGCATTAATAAGCGCACAGCGATTAGCGTCGGAGTTGTAGCGGTATTACTCTTGCTAATACTGCTACTACTGATACTAGCGCCCCATTTCTTATACCTTACGGCGTCAACCGAGGCGGCTTACGAATCCTTCGTGCATGAGCCCGGAATCGCCGAGCAGGTTATACCGGCCCCAGAGGGTCGAAACCATCTCGGTAGCCTGAGTGCTCTGTTCTACTCAATCAAGGAGCAGGAGGAGCAGGCGGAAAAGATCTCTGCTTCTCTGGTCGAAGCTGAGCCTACGAGCTCTCCGATACAGCCCCAGGCGACCAGTCGTTCAGATCCCTCTGTGCAAGAAGGGGCGCAATCTATTCAGGTAGCCAAGCGTAAGGAACAGATTAATACAAGGGGACCGATTGAAGGAGAGCAGTATAGAAGCGCTCGTAGCGTGGAGCGAGAAAGGACACAAAATATAGGGGAGCCGCCTCTAAGGGGCAGTGATAGCTCACGTAGGACACCCTTTGAACGTGACTCCAATGGTAAGCTCTACAGGGCAACAGCACGAGTTAACGTGCTATCTGCACCAAGCTATAGGGGGCGTGTTCTCGGGCGACTTGAGCCAGGTGATAGGCTGCTGGTGGAGGGCAGGTTAGGTAGTTGGATGAGGCTCCGCTCTCGGCAGGGGCGCGAGGGCTACGTACTAGCGCAAAA